The Lolium rigidum isolate FL_2022 chromosome 1, APGP_CSIRO_Lrig_0.1, whole genome shotgun sequence region caagctcccaatcgatgaccgcttcatagcaataggcgaggaattggcgggatttttccttcgggacgtcataccaccattcgcagagtaccactatgaatgaagatgtacatgttacatatatagtttactcgaagagtaccactatgctacatgtaatagacatatatagagtacgcctcggagagtaccactatgcatgaagatcgatcttcatgcatagtgctacttaatttgcgatcttatgcaattacatgtgtgatatattatatgcaccaacttgctatgcatcatcttgatcttcatgtactatctAAACCCAAACACGtatctggtgcatcgacgcgatatgaaacaaaccgatatccctaaacccctccaaaaaccctaaaaatccaattctctgccgcggcagagatttgggcaaatttcctgccgcgggtgggaacctttggtaccggttcgtataaccaaccggtaccaaagctccttggccctgagctctcctggtcgcccacgtggaggccccttttataccggttcgtaagcaaccggtacgaaagggggggggcctttagtgccggataattagtaccggttgctcaaccggtactaatgcccctatggaaccggtacagatgagcgtttttctactagtgtttggtgacaaaaagttggaaaccatatttACCATTTTTGTTTGCCATGCCAACATGTACCTATGTGCATGCGTGATCGTGAGGGAGTCGTTGAATTTGGTGACTTCGCATCCTAAAGGGCGATATGTGCGTGCGCGGCGATGTGGCAGTTCGCCTCTAGAGCGTGCTCTACTAATGCACACAGACTATTCGATTAAACAAAACACCCTACCCCTGCGCAATCAATGGTTTTAGTGTATGGTAGTCCTACAGCTTAATGTCATCTACTCCTACATGTACTTCTGCTTCTGCTCGTACTTATCTACTTCGTAGTTAACGGTAGATTGTTTACGGTCGAACGAGCATGCCCCTGCTGTTAAGTGTTTTCCACTCTCAAACACTAACCAGTCATTTCACCTGATGTTTTTCTTTTCCTCAGAATGCAGTGTGATGCAGAGGAAGAGGGAGACGTGTGAACATAATTGTACGAGGCACCATTTCAATCTTAAAGTTTACATAAATATAAAGCAGATTCGAACTTTCCACAATTATACATAAAATAAACTACTGCTTTTCTAACTGATATCTTCTGTAATATAATTATACATATAATAACTCCAAATATTTCTCTCACCACAGATGTACGCATGTCCTCCTCATATATACTTTGCGGCGGCACTGACCCACTTCACTTTTCCAACGGCCACAAAAGTTACCAGAGCTTCCGCAAGTTGTTTGTACTCCACGGCATGTCTGGCTACTCCATGGACCAAAAGTCGTCCCTAGAGAAGGCTAGAGCCTCGCCGATGCCGCCCTCCTCATCAGATTCAAGATTGATGGTCGGAATTGGATCGGCATCGAATGTGAACTGGCGGACGGCTTGGCGGCCACCACAATGCGGTTTCTGCATGAGCTTGGAGTCTTGCTCGATCTAGGAGGAGCCGAGTATGGAGACGATGCACCACCATGTTCAAGAAACCATGTATAGTTAATTTGGCGGCAGCGGTTGGAGCTGCCGCCGCTAGCGAGGGTTGAGTCATGGAAAGATCAGAGGACTGGTCGTCGGTGGCAAGGAGAGGAAGATGAGGTTAGTGCGCAACGTGGATGCAAGGAGGAGGGAATGGGCCGCTCAGCACGTGCGTCCGGCCGAACCGGAATTAATGGCGACCTGGACTAGTCACGAGATGAGAAGGGCATTGATTGGGCTCGCAAAATAGGCAAGAGATGGAAGACGATGGGGCAGACGAGCGTCGAGGTCGGTAGCGTAGGCAGCGAGCAAGCTTTCTGAGGAGCAGCATCATTGAACACAAGCTGCATGGACACGCACGAGAGCGCCATGACCCACACGTGAAATTTTTCCACGTTCGAACGGTGCATGTTAGTTCATACTCGGTCCCACCCGTAAACTTTATATGGGTCCCACCGTAGTACACAAACGGTCAAAGGGTGTGGTCCGATGGAAACACATCGTTTGGTTATTTGCGAGGCTGGTTTCGAAGGAAGAGGACAAAAGCAAGGAGTGTTTCTAGCGTTGGACAACATTGAATATCACAAGCCAATGTGGGGTAGGAAACTAGTTCTCCAAAAAATTATGTGTAAATAGCTTTTATCGCATGAGCCATTTTTTCTTAGTTACACAACCTACCTATAACTTAAAAATGTAAGTTGCAACCCACTCGCAGCAGGAAAAATCTCAGTTAAAATCGCACGTGTAAGTGAAAAATCTCAGAAACGCACCACTTGCAACTAAAAATATCTAAGTTACATCTCCACATGCAACTGAAAAATCTGAGTTGCAACTCATATGTCACACAAAGTGCAATGCAAATTAGTCGGTTCTGGAGTTGATTGAGCACTAACTTAATTCTCTGTCGACCGAGAATAAACAAAACAGATATGCTTAGATTTTATATTGTAGAAAGCTATCTAATATTTAGAGATGGAATTAAACAAAATATTTGCATGTCTCTTTGAAAAAGGTACCCCTCCGATCCACAATAAGTGCCGAGGTCTTTGTTCAAATTTGACCAAAATGAACTACAACCCTGACACTTATTATGTATCGGAAGGAGTAGTATTTCCAAGCAAAACAAAATGAAACATGGAGTCTTTATTTCTTCTGGCCCTATAGATAACGATGGCCTCTCTCCTTGAACTTGCTCTTTCATGTAaaaagattttccctgattccttTACAGATATGATCATTCATGTTAGTTCAAACTGAACAAGTCAGAAAAATCATTATTTCCATGAAGAAAACTCCTGTTGAAAGTGTCCCAAGTGAAGTGATAAATGTCTAGTAGAGAGAGATTTTGAAAATGTACATAGGGTGAATTTCAGTCGCGGGGAAGAGAAGAATATGTGATCTCTGGTTTGAAGTGTACCTTGGCCACACATGTATATTCTGAGATTAAGAAGACAACTAGTGCAAAAACTTAAAGAACTTGTACTTACAAAAAAAATGATCGATTAAGTTACAAAACCAAGAATAAATTATATATGTCGAACCAATATTTAGTATGCTTTGTGACACTTTGCATGCATCAAACTTGAAGCTCCTGAACTCTTGTAACCAATGTGCCACTATATTGTTTCCTTTTTGGATCAAAATTGTAAAGCTCACAAATAGATCAACGGATATGGGCTGGCTCAGCATTAAGAAGTTTTGAGTCTAGAGATCGAACTAATAAGTGCAGAAACCCGTACAACTTGACGGCAAATTGTCGTCTTCTGAGATTTCTATTCCTTAAGCTTCTGTCTTCTATAAGTCCTCTGATTGATACCAGCAATTCCCGATCTCGTCTTGCTCCATGTATGCCTGTAAACACATACCATGTCCCACTTGCATTCTTATCCATTTTCATATTTACCGACGGGCTAATACAACACAATTTGGTAAGGGCATATTTTGAGTTTACAGGCATATTCATCGAAACTAAATACTCCttcttttcaaaatagaaggcattACATTGTTAGACGTATGGTGGATGTTTTAACTCTTTGATCATTAATAATTCAAAAACACGTGCATGTAAATATAATTGTTGTGTGGCATATGCCCTTAATTTTGCTATGATCATTGATTTGTCCTGCAGTATATTTCTATGCATTTCACATATCCTTCTACTATTTTTTGTACACAAGGTGAATAGCAAGGATAGGGTTCAGTTTTTATAACCATGTTATCCTGATTCATGTTTATCGTTTCTCTGATTGCTATACAGATGGATATAATAATTAAGTTTTAACTTCATTTAACGAGTCTTGTTTTCTATTACTTTTTGTTACAAAATTGTAAAAAAAATAGCACATCACAGTTAATCTTAGAAACGAGCGTAGCATTTACTTATTTTGATGTTTTTAGCATCAGAAATGTGCAAACTCAAAGTGGCTAGGTCTTACCTAAATTACAACCTACTCTGATCTCACAGAGGTGAACTAAAAATAACTAGTGGACAGCAACCCTGCTTGACCGGCAGCCACAACCAGAAAATAGCAAATGGGCATGCCATAAACATAGCGAACACTTGTCCCCCGAACCGAGATGTATATAAAGCTTCACCACTCGAGCTTCTCACAGAATCAAGGACAGGGAACTTGCACAAATAAAATGGCGATCAGGAATGTCGCGATCAGAGTCTTCTTCCTCTTGTTGGTGGTGAGCGCGGCGTTCGCCAAagacaaggaggagaagaaggatgaGAAGAAGGATGAGAAGACGGAGGGCGCAGCGTCCGAGGCTGACGGGACCTACGACATCACCAAGCTCGGCGCCAAAGACGATGGCAAGACAGACTGCACCAAGGTACGCAATCAAGAAACGACGACGATATGCATGGGTGGCGATGAGTTACGATAACTGATGATGTGGTCGTGGTGCGATGCGATggcaggaggtggaggaggcatgGGCTTCGGCATGCGGTGGCACCGGGAAACAGACGATCGTCATCCCAAAGGGGGATTTCCTGACTGGACCTCTGAATTTCACCGGACCATGTAAGGGGGACAGCGTGACCATCAAGCTAGAGGGCAACCTTCTGGCCTCCAACGACCTGGCCAAGTACAAGTCTAACTGGATCGAGATCATGCGCGTCAAGAACCTCGCCATCACGGGCAAAGGCACGCTCGACGGCCAGGGCAAGGCCGTCTGGACCAAGAACAGCTGCGCCAAGAGCTACGACTGCAAGATCCTGCCCAACGTACGCCTACGCCTATATATGTTCTTGGCTGCAAAAATCTCATTCAGCTTATGTATTTGTCTAATAATGTGGGTACAGTCACTGGTGCTGGACTTCTGTGACGACGCGCTCATCGAAGGCATCACCATCCTCAACTCCAAGTTCTTCCACCTCAACATCTACGAGTGCAAGGGCGTGACTGTCAAGGACGTGACCGTCACCGCGCCTGGGGACAGCCCCAACACCGACGGCATCCACATGGGCGACTCCTCCAAGGTCACAATCATCGACACCAAGATCGGCGTCGGCGACGACTGCATCTCCATCGGCCCCGGCAGCAAGGAGGTCAACATCAGCGGCGTCACCTGCGGCCCAGGCCACGGCATCAGCGTGGGCAGCCTCGGACGGTACAAGGACGAGAAGGACGTGACAGACGTCACCGTGAAGAACTGCGTGCTCAAGGGCTCCACCAACGGCCTCCGGATCAAGTCGTACGAAGACGCCAAGTCGCCGGTCGTAGCGTCCAACTTCCACTACGAGAACGTTCAGATGGACGACGTCGGCTACCCCATCATCATCGACCAGAAGTACTGCCCCAACAAGATCTGCACCTCCAAGGGAGACTCCGCCAGGGTCACCGTCAAGGACGTCACCTTCACCAACATcaccggtacctcctccacccccGAGGCCGTCAGCCTGCTTTGCTCCGACAAGAAGCCGTGTGAAGGTGTCACCATGAACGACGTCAAGATTGAGTACACCGGCAAGAACAACAAGACCATGGCTGTTTGCACCAACGCCAAGGTCACCGCTAAGGGTGTCGACAAGGCTAACAGCTGTGACAAGTGAGCCATTCTTCCACACCTTCGACGCCCCCATCGTCTTACCTCCCACAGCAGACATTTTTGAAGAGATAATTAACAAGTCTACACGTGCGACCTGAAGATCGTTGCCTCGAGGCACTCTTCTGTACGCCATGATTTCTTTCTTCGCTGTATTTGTAATCTaccaggttttttaattttcttttttttgttaccATCCCGGTCGTTTCTCTGTCAAGAGAAGATACAGACCGCTCCAGGAGATCATCTACTAGTTTAATCTCTTCATGGGTTTATTATCATTGTCCTTTTGTTAAGAATTCATGTATGTGCCGGCTCAGAGCCAGCCAAAGGCAAGGTGCTTGATTGTCGATCTAATTTTGACGGTTTGATTTATTTTTATTCTTGTgatggaaaaataaaataaaaatagattgaTGGATTAACTTACTCGGCTTGTCGGCTTCCCAAGTTCCCATGTACTCATTAATCTGGCTTTCCGACATAAATTAACTTGACATTTCGAGATATTATTTAGACATATTTGTTGCAATTGTTTTCCCACTTTCATTAACGATACTAGAAGAATATCCCGCCCTTTAAGGCAGGAGTCTCTTCAAGATATTGGTAAATGAAAGAGTATAACATGCATGAAACATGAGGTTGTCTAAGACTCAGTTAGTCAAAATAATTGAGATGCTAAATTTAAGTGAAATGGTTGTGTAGTTGATAGTTAAAACTTGGCCATGTGGACAATAGAATATCTAAAAGAATGGATAATGTGAATACGATGCATGTGAAGATATACTATAATTTAAGAGGTTTAGGATGACATTGGTAATTGAGTGGCTAAAAGAATGAGAAaacggatagcttgcatgttaagaTAAACTGTAATTAATAAATACTAGTGAGAGAAGCGCGCTTTGCCATGCCACCTACAGAATGTTTTGGCACTTTGTGGCCAGAATGATAAGATTGCAGCTATTTTTGGCAGCCTCACCAACAATCGAGACACATTTAATGTTATTAGTTTTGTTTTAGCGTTGTCGATAAATTATAGGTGGGTATGCTCGCTGGTAATAGTTAGCATTGATCGAGCGTTCTCTGCCATGTTGGTAATAGCTAGGAGTGATCGAGCAATGTACGACATATCCTCATGAGAAATGAACTATGTCAGTTCTTGATACAATAGGAATGCCAGGTAGGCTTTCTTTCTGTTTGGGGTTTTTGGCGTCTTATGTTTACATTTGGTGCCATTCTTGTAAATATTTCTGCCTTCCATAAAATTAAGATACGTGCTTGTATACTCTAAAAAAAAAGAGCAATACATATATAGCAATGTTCTAGCTCTACTTCGAGGCAAACAAAAAAAGCATAGGTTTGTTACTGTTTGTTGCTTCAAGGGTTCAgaccttttttttttactttaaaaAACATGAAATTTTGATTGTTACATAATCGATCTGCGCATTCACTACTTATGTACTTATAGCCCACAATTGAAGTGGCCGAATCTTGTTTGTTTCAGAATTGAGTATCAAAAGTAATAAATCAACGGATGCGAGTAAATACAGTGCTAAAAACAGTTGAAAATAACATTAATGAATGTAAACAATCACACAAGCTCAGAAGCATCTCTTCTGAACAAATTGATCTCTAAACTGGTCCAATTAGAGTAACATAttgaataatctcatgagcttgctTCTCGTCAGGTTTCATACATCATACACAAAGAATTACAGTGTCGCGTTACAAAGATCCTGGTCTCCTTGCACGTCATATCTACTACTTGTCGCTTGATAGACATAATACGACAGAGAGTACGATTTTGCGACAAATGGCTTACCGGTCCCCCTTGTTTTCGTTTACAGCTAAGTAAACACCTTGTAAAGCTCGAGGAACAACTTCAAGATGTTCCATCCCACAAAAACATGCAAGGAAAAAAATGAGAAGAAAATAGCATTAAATATACACTCCGTACTTTGTTCTTGATTGAATTCTCATCCCTTGCTGTCTATGCACATTAGTCGTATACCTATGTCTTTCCTTCAAATAATTGCCAGTATCCTAATGATCCAAATTCGGGGCAGATTACAAAGAAATGGTCAAAAGGAGCATGAACTGACAAACCCAACATATGTTTACTAACTTGGACCAGCAAAGTAATATATGCACTTACTTCATATTCTAATGTTATAGTGCCACTACAGATGCATCAATGCTCTTGGTTCCCagctgaatttttttaaaataagtgTATTATAAAGTCATCATATCAAACAAAAATGTAAATACAGGGAATGTGGTACAGTACAACTAGGCTCCAATCTCATAATTCGATGTCCATTCCAGCAGCGCTCCATGGAGGCGCAGCGGCACGTCGTGCCCATATCGTGGCTGCGATATGGAAATTTCTAAGAGGTTGTGTTGCTTTACACTATTTAGAAGCTAACTTAGTCCATAAGACATTTTCGATACAATTTTCAAAAATACGgggtgaaatacggggtctgttagatggAATGGTTCTTGCGTGAGCATTTTttgatacagggccctctactcgcgttttacggggcAGAAAAATAGGGGACCTATTAGACATGCTCACTTAGTCGAGTACATAGTCGTGCATATATTCGTATATATAGAAAACAAATGCATTTCCCTTACACACAGTTCTTTAAGGAACAAAAGGTAAGATGTCTAAGGAGTAAAACTGAGAACCGGTGAATTTAAAACAGACCAACCAGTTAACTTTTAGCAGCCTACATGATCATATTTGCTTCTCTGTTGACTTTTTTACATTTGTGCTGGCCTCGTAGATGAGCCGAGTCAATCGTGAAATCTATATATCCTTGTCAATTCTGGAAGTGGGCGACCACCTCTAGGGTTACGGTGCCCTATTAGCAAAACAAAAGCACACCCCTCTTATTTTATTGGGTATCTAGGTGAATGGAGAAAAAATGTATGCTCTGTACATTGAACTAATTTCCATCCGATGTCCAAGGAGTATATCCACATAATAGGTAGAAACATAAACTAAAACATTCTAGAAGTAGAAAGATATATTAATTCTACTCACTCTGGGCACACATCTGTCTGAGATAACTGTTGGCTTGGAAATGACAAGATGCTACTAACTTCTGATCTTGCATGGCCCACAACTTTCATCTTCTATGTAGTTCAGCACTCAGATCATCCTGTCAGCCACCAAAAGAAGACCCTTTTCAGTGTTCAAATACATCCCATATATCATTTTTTTTCTCTACACGTTATGCAATGGAGCAGGGGAATCAATTCTCATGAAAGAAAATGTCCCATCAAAACCTTATTAACATGTTTCTCTCCTGTTTAAGACACCATCAACACATGAAGAATTTTATCTTTGGAGAGGGGAATATAGTGCAGGGCATAAGATGTATTCTATAGAAGGAAGACATTGTGTAAACTTCCAACTGAAGTAGCACCTAGATGGCTAGACCTTTATATGGTTTTCCATTTAGGGCAGAATGAGAACATCCAATACTTGGCACTACATCACTGCAATAGGCTATAaacaaaaatgcttctattttttATCACATACAAAATCTATGTTGCATTTAATGTTGGAAAAAATATAACAAAATATTAAAAGGTGTGTACAATTAGTGAATATAGTTGGCAGCAATTCTGAAATATCATTGTAAAATACAGTCTCACTATAATAGTAACTATGGTGTATAAACTTAAGATGGTGACCTTAATAACTTGAAATTTTTCTCCATAACGCACAATTGCACACCGGACAGATTGACCAATCAGGTTTGTCTTATTGTTTTTAACCCATATCTAATTTGCTCGAGTCTTATGAGAGCGATGTCATTCGTTGTTTGTAAATATAACAGCTCATCATAAATGAATTCGTTATCAACCTGAAAGAAAATATGCTAACCCAGGAATGATCCAGTGAGTATTTCCTCATAATTGGACATCAATATCTCATATCTCAACTTCTTTGACTGCAATGGAATGCATGGCTATTAATGTTCTCGAGTACAAATTAATCATATGAATCGATGATCACATACCTGAAACAGAAAAGGCCATCATAGATAACCTTGTAGTCCCAGGGCTCTCCTATTGCCAATAAACATAAAGTGCTCCAGCCCAACGCTAAGCTCCCAATCGTTTCAAGAACTCAACCGGAAAAAAAAAACGCAGAAAATCCTATGCCCCGAACAGAGTTTCTCAGCTCCACAAGACAACAATCTAGAGCAGTATACACAAACCATATGCGACTAAACCACACAAAATAGGGCATCTAAGTGCTTCAGGCTTAAAGTGATGTCCAAAGCAATTTAAGAAAACATGAAAAGGCAGGTTAAGAATTATTTTTAGATCCCAAATTCTTACCATCTTTCGCGTTGTCTTTAGCTCTTGTCATGTGGCAACCTTGGTTTCACAAATGCCTTTGGATGCCATTTAAATTTTGAAcacccaaaataaaatatcaaagaggtaATGTGAGATGAACTTACCAGTTGAGAAGCACACCTAACCAAGCTTACAGCCTTTGCAAACGAATCCAGCTTAATCTCACAAGAATGCATTTTTGACACTTCTCAGAAGCATTACCTGACAAATGTAATAAGATATTACCAGGTCAGATCTTGATTCACTATCCAACATGCTAACAGATTTTAGCAAAATATTGAACTTTGCAGATTGCAAATAAAGGTTTAGTGTATTTGGTGAAGTGTAAACTAACAGTTGAGCACACGGATCGAACTACCAAGCTCTACTGAGTTTTACCTGGAGTAATGCACCGTGAGAATCTCATCACACAAGCAGATTCGGCAAAGGAGTGACAAATTTTCTAGCAGTGCCTGAATTTCCCACGAGACAACCAAGTTACGATATGGCAAATTGCTTTTTTTTGAAACTACGATATGGCAAATTGCTAGAGAAGATAGATAAGAGAATATAACTTAAAAAATACAATCAATGGGACCCAAATAATGTAGATAGAAGCATGATAAGTGCTATAGTAATTAGCTTATTGTAGAATATGCTAACATATTGATTAAACCTTTGTTCTTTGCCACTTCTTTACCTAGAAAATGGTATAGCTTTCAGGATCAAGTAATAACGAACTACGCCATACATTGACAAAGGCCTTGCGAAATTCCTTTCTTTTGGGAGTAGAGTTATACTACTAACCCCACGGCCTCCTCCTAACCCTACTGCCTccgcgcggcggccgccgcgccggGGCGCCCACCCCTCTCCTCCTCTCGGCCTCCTCAGCACCCCAAACCCTCCCGCCACCGTCGCCCttggcgtcgccgggcaaagcccgtgcggcgcggcggcggtggtttcCCTCGGCCAGGAGAtcgggggcgcggcggcgacccGTCCCCCGTTTCAAGTGGCGGTGGAGCAGAGTGGCGGCGACCGGAGTGGGGTGCTCCTACGGGCAATCTTCCTCAGGCCACCTCTGCTTCTTCGAGGATGCCCGAGCTAATCCGggtttggtggtggtggcttctttcttcgccggaggaggtcggctcggtgctggggtggcggatcaccTGATCCGTCGACTCCggtgatgaagatctagtcgacgacgagccagcggtgaaggggccaccggtgaaaaccgcaccttgacttcgttcttcgcggatgatggcggcggctattggcgtcgttcctttgcgaaggcatcatctttgctggcctctccgcttgctctcgccgagttggggactcgcggatgtcggtgaaaaccgtgccatgattggcgggcgatggcggcgttaagcgtcgcttccttcttgaaggcatcgtcgtcgcagtctgcggttactcactcgtgctgctccgggggaaacccaagATCCAGCCTGGATAGGACGATGATGACGCTCCCTGCGTCGcgttacctcttggggcatcatttttggagcagcggctagatagaggtggatcttggtggagtggtgttcatctaccacgttgtcgtTGATGATTCTCAGCGACGTGGAGCTgcggggtatcgaagacgggcgaggactgctggacgcgtgcaggatggtggagttgtCTGGtgtcatggtgacatcgacggaAGACCTGGCGTGGTCAATGCGTTGATCTcacttggagatgggttcgagatagatggcggttgTGAACTTGGCgacgtgtgcaatggcacaccctcagggttttgttttttggatgatgtgcgttggtgtaCCGTTAGGGAATATGGCCTTGTTCTTGGTCacccccttcatcgtaggtatagcgagttgtcgctaggaaggtggcttcaagttgatctttgtattccccttgtaaggtattgcgaataatttaataaagcaaAGAGCTATGTGCATCTCTTGGATACAGAGAGTGgggcaatgctcctttatctaaaaaattGACAAAGGCCTTGCTAATTTCCTAATATATAACTTCCAACCCTTAACTATGCACATGTGGCATTGTGCTGCTACAATTATCTAAAAGTAATCCTACTCCGTACATGATTCATGTGATTATAGTGTGAGGGAGACGCTGCATTTTATATCCTGGCACCTGGCTCATAAGAAGAAAAGAAATGCATACCTCCGCAGCAAAACTGAATCacaacaagtaaaaaaaaaaaaaaaaaaaaaaaaaaaaaaacagaatccTCACCACCTGCAACCAGACCAAGGCCTATACCAACACGTCGTAACCTTCAGTTTCATATTGTAAAGTTTTAATCTATCAAAGCAGATCACGTGCAGCACATTCAGTCAATTACTCCATATCAGCGCATTACAAATCAAAACAACTACCTGGGTCAGAACGAGGCTTGGCTCTTGCCAGTGGTTATGGGCCGGGCGAGCTCGAGATATCCACCCCTACATCCTTGCACCTGGCTGAGTGGCTCGACGCCCCCAGTTGCAGATAAGGGGTGGGAAGCAGACGAACATCACAAACACCAAATAGCAGAAGAAAACCAGCTGCTGGATTCAGACCCCAAGCCCCATCAGCGACTCCAAGCAGCAACACTGCCGCCCTACGGCGGGTCTGGCCGACCCACCCGCCACATCCCGGAGCAACAACCCCTTGCCCGGCCAAAACGGGGGCAACAACACCACACCAAGGAAGAAAACGTCCACCCTCGCCGCCGGAAGGAAAAAAGTACCCGACTCTCGGCGGATGGAACCGCGCAACAAATCGAGAACACCGAGCCGACAACTATTGGCAACAACGAGTCGAACGAGTCGAACCGTACTTGAGTGCATACGGGttacgtgtttatataggaggtgcaAAGACCAAGTCTCGTACATGTACAGGGAAAGATATAATACCGTATACGGTACAGCCTATTACAACTAACACTCCCCCTTAATCTAAACATTAGTAAGGTttagattacgcttaaactcatctAACTGTTTTACAGGAAGAGCCTTTGTGAAGccatctgcaacttgatcttTGCTTGAAATAAATCTAATGTTCAGAAGATGTTTAGCAACCCTTTCTCTCACAAAGTAAAatatctatctcaatatgcttggtgcgggcATGAAACACTGGGTTTGCAGATAGATAAGTGGCACctagattatcacaccataagcatGACCTTTGTCTTAACCGAACACCAAGTTCACTAAGGAGAGCTTCAACCCAAATCAATTCTGCTGTAGCATTTGCAAGAGCTTTGTATTCAGCTTCAGTACTAGATCTTGACACTGTTTCTTGTTTTCTGGCACTCCAAGATACCAGATTTGGTccaacaaatatagcaaaaccaccAGTAGATCGCCTATCATCAATAGagcctgcccaatctgcatcagagAAAGCACTAAGAAGAATAGATGAAGACTTAATAAATGTGATTCCAGTCTTCAAGGTATCCTGTATATAT contains the following coding sequences:
- the LOC124660167 gene encoding exopolygalacturonase-like is translated as MAIRNVAIRVFFLLLVVSAAFAKDKEEKKDEKKDEKTEGAASEADGTYDITKLGAKDDGKTDCTKEVEEAWASACGGTGKQTIVIPKGDFLTGPLNFTGPCKGDSVTIKLEGNLLASNDLAKYKSNWIEIMRVKNLAITGKGTLDGQGKAVWTKNSCAKSYDCKILPNSLVLDFCDDALIEGITILNSKFFHLNIYECKGVTVKDVTVTAPGDSPNTDGIHMGDSSKVTIIDTKIGVGDDCISIGPGSKEVNISGVTCGPGHGISVGSLGRYKDEKDVTDVTVKNCVLKGSTNGLRIKSYEDAKSPVVASNFHYENVQMDDVGYPIIIDQKYCPNKICTSKGDSARVTVKDVTFTNITGTSSTPEAVSLLCSDKKPCEGVTMNDVKIEYTGKNNKTMAVCTNAKVTAKGVDKANSCDK